Proteins from one Malania oleifera isolate guangnan ecotype guangnan chromosome 4, ASM2987363v1, whole genome shotgun sequence genomic window:
- the LOC131154592 gene encoding ribosomal RNA-processing protein 17 — protein MEEADGGAGEIPRPSSRHIKKRTLRNKALSISFDEKDLRDYVTGFHKRKKKRRKEAKQKLEEAQRRKRIQDRKKRKLEKEFVQYGGAPSATDSGPDELGEDYEQGEGADPIPSVSGMMTYDNGNTKVTVTTTEISHKEEDDDEMHPSDIPHAIPSSIGLDERKRQSVPVRQNKPFKRVAKHKSRAKPQNKRNKKKGKRNGSRMH, from the exons ATGGAGGAAGCGGACGGAGGAGCAGGAGAGATCCCCCGTCCCAGCAGTCGACACATCAAGAAGAGGACTCTCAGGAACAAAGCCTTGTCCATATCCTTCGACGAGAAAGATCTCCG GGACTATGTGACTGGCTTTCataagaggaagaagaaaagaagaaaggaagcaAAGCAGAAGTTAGAGGAAGCGCAACGCCGCAAACGCATTCAGGATCGTAAGAAG AGGAAATTGGAAAAGGAATTTGTTCAATACGGTGGAGCTCCGTCAGCCACTGATTCAGGACCAGATGAGCTTGGAGAAGATTATGAGCAGGGTGAAGGAGCGGACCCAATTCCATCTGTTTCTG GGATGATGACATACGATAACGGCAATACAAAAGTTACAGTGACCACCACTGAGATTTCGCACAAAGAAGAGGACGACGATGAAATGCATCCAAGTGATATACCTCACGCAATACCCAGTTCAATTGGATTAGATGAAAGAAAAAGGCAGAGTGTGCCTGTTCGTCAGAATAAACCATTCAAGAGAGTAGCAAAACACAAATCACGGGCAAAGCCAcagaataaaagaaacaaaaagaagggAAAGAGAAATGGCAGTAGGATGCACTAG